The following coding sequences are from one Methanobrevibacter sp. window:
- a CDS encoding tyrosine-type recombinase/integrase produces the protein MIEVDELTDYLDEYLEEKQEVKNLTQETIRKQTFNISKFIEYLENKGINELNSSNVKKQLRGYRRYCLKQRGNKRTTVKTYMMNILEFINSEDVQEEIQHEPIKMKDIIEVKAEDPETAKKRIEKISLTWPQSDFFLDTIKENGNIRDYAICRTFIDSGMRLKELVLLNKDDIQVPIDENGFYILPQDTNEYIDVYLRAETTKGELKDRTTFITYDTLVSLNDMIRNRITKLRKNTNNVYRPIIQRNKALEEVTREELFTNMKGSRIGKRGVQDIIKKHARECDERIENEGIDCSLNYGKSVSVHILRHTALSHYAEILTVAEVQSIAGHSNSQTTDKYIHIDHEQMKQKLKVNSMKFNN, from the coding sequence ATGATTGAAGTGGATGAGCTGACAGACTACCTAGATGAATACTTAGAAGAAAAACAAGAGGTAAAAAACTTAACGCAAGAAACCATCAGAAAACAAACATTCAATATATCTAAGTTCATAGAATATCTAGAAAATAAAGGAATCAATGAGTTAAATAGCAGTAACGTTAAAAAACAGTTGAGAGGATATCGTAGATACTGTTTAAAACAACGCGGAAATAAAAGAACTACTGTAAAAACATATATGATGAACATTCTGGAATTTATCAACTCAGAAGATGTTCAGGAAGAGATTCAGCATGAACCAATAAAAATGAAAGATATTATTGAAGTTAAGGCAGAAGATCCTGAAACTGCTAAAAAAAGAATTGAAAAAATCTCTCTAACATGGCCCCAATCTGATTTTTTCCTTGATACAATAAAAGAAAATGGCAACATTAGAGATTATGCAATATGCAGAACTTTTATTGATTCAGGGATGAGACTGAAAGAATTAGTTTTATTAAATAAAGATGATATTCAAGTTCCAATAGATGAAAACGGATTTTATATTTTGCCTCAGGACACTAATGAGTATATTGATGTTTATTTAAGGGCAGAAACAACAAAAGGGGAATTGAAGGACAGAACAACATTTATAACCTATGATACTCTTGTCAGTTTAAATGATATGATTAGAAACCGCATCACAAAACTTAGAAAAAATACCAATAATGTATACCGCCCAATTATACAGAGAAACAAGGCATTAGAAGAAGTAACTCGCGAAGAGCTGTTTACAAATATGAAAGGCAGCCGTATTGGAAAACGTGGAGTTCAGGATATTATAAAAAAACATGCCCGTGAGTGTGATGAGCGAATTGAAAATGAAGGAATTGACTGTTCACTTAATTATGGCAAAAGTGTCAGTGTTCATATTTTAAGACATACAGCATTATCCCATTATGCCGAGATATTGACTGTTGCTGAAGTTCAGTCAATTGCAGGCCATTCAAATTCACAAACTACAGACAAGTACATTCATATTGATCATGAGCAAATGAAACAAAAATTAAAGGTCAATTCTATGAAATTTAATAATTAA
- a CDS encoding manganese efflux pump MntP family protein, with amino-acid sequence MSFNIVSVSLIAVALAMDAFSVSITKGFTQKNLNNSQIFYYGLFFGGFQALMPILGYFCGTAIASVVEALTSVIGFILLLAIGLNMIRESLSDNDEEISDEFSFKEVTLLAIATSIDAFAVGIAIALLKDPIMISAIIIGIVAFIFSITGVFIGKKIGRFAGGKFQILGGVILILIGIKILLGF; translated from the coding sequence ATGTCCTTTAATATTGTTTCTGTTTCATTAATTGCTGTTGCTCTTGCAATGGATGCTTTTAGCGTATCTATAACAAAAGGTTTCACTCAAAAAAATCTAAATAACTCACAAATTTTCTATTACGGCTTATTTTTTGGTGGTTTTCAGGCATTAATGCCGATTTTAGGATATTTCTGCGGTACTGCAATAGCTTCTGTTGTTGAAGCATTAACTTCAGTTATTGGTTTTATTTTACTTTTGGCTATTGGATTAAACATGATTCGTGAAAGCTTATCAGACAATGATGAAGAAATCAGCGATGAGTTCTCATTTAAAGAAGTTACGTTACTTGCAATCGCAACAAGTATTGACGCTTTTGCAGTCGGAATAGCAATTGCTCTTTTAAAAGATCCGATTATGATATCTGCTATTATTATTGGTATTGTAGCATTTATATTCAGTATTACTGGGGTGTTTATTGGCAAAAAAATTGGCCGTTTTGCCGGTGGTAAGTTCCAGATTCTTGGAGGAGTAATTCTTATATTGATTGGAATAAAAATTTTATTGGGTTTTTAA
- a CDS encoding zinc ribbon domain-containing protein: protein MYCPNCKSENKDSAKFCKKCGTPLKKKEISHKNIINSISEEKSNSSNTTKYIIVALIIIALALAGAFAYIGWASQGHDSTSANNASSPIQSSPSQPSSQVSSAPTTTAMSILGGSFSTGSKLSDKTYASIYVGSQHSGEKVKIQIKYSRDGSSLNNGNMVPKTVDSSGYIKVSSADSYKYYPDYAEINLYDTSGNLLDSTSVSLTPSSGTQSF from the coding sequence ATGTATTGTCCTAATTGTAAAAGTGAAAATAAGGATTCGGCAAAATTTTGTAAAAAGTGCGGAACTCCCTTAAAAAAGAAAGAGATTAGTCATAAAAATATTATTAATTCAATCAGTGAAGAAAAATCAAATAGCAGCAACACTACCAAGTATATAATTGTTGCACTGATTATTATTGCGCTTGCTCTTGCAGGTGCATTTGCATACATTGGATGGGCAAGTCAAGGTCACGATTCGACTTCAGCAAATAACGCTTCATCTCCGATTCAGTCCAGCCCCTCCCAGCCATCATCACAGGTTAGCTCTGCTCCAACAACAACTGCGATGAGCATACTTGGAGGTTCATTTTCAACAGGCAGCAAGCTGTCTGATAAGACCTATGCAAGTATTTATGTTGGTTCACAACATTCCGGGGAAAAGGTAAAAATCCAAATTAAATATTCAAGAGACGGATCAAGCTTAAATAATGGCAATATGGTTCCTAAAACTGTTGATTCTTCAGGTTACATTAAAGTAAGCAGTGCAGACTCATACAAATATTATCCTGACTATGCTGAGATCAATTTATATGATACTTCAGGTAATCTTTTAGACTCAACAAGCGTTTCATTAACTCCATCCAGCGGTACTCAATCATTTTAA
- a CDS encoding MATE family efflux transporter — MITGDPKKAITKLALPMMLSMLLIMMYNLADSVWVAGLGADALAAIGFITPLFMILVGLGNGIGAGANSLIARNIGAGDFKQANNAGLHAILLAVVVSVVFTVLIEILMVPILQFMGAGSTIGYALDYSYIVFGFLFVFVYSGVASAIFRSEGDMKRATIAIAVTAIMNIILDPIFIYVLGFGIAGAAWATVISASLSCIVMSYWIWGKKDLYLDLSLKNFKYQRSLMIDILQVTVPSTLENIVISALAMIVNSMLVIADGTTAVAVYTASMRIIQLASIPLIGLGTAVLTVAGVAYGAHNHENLKTAHSYSIKVGFIVSIIIGILMVIFSKQIAVIFSYTAASASLSAEIATAISVLSLFLIAIPHGIMSSMMFQGVGKGTYSLIITLLRSLILESVFAYLFGFTFGWGVEGIYAGVVFGCFVGGTVGYLWAKFFIKKFKQISIRKYTPQKD, encoded by the coding sequence ATGATTACGGGAGACCCCAAAAAGGCAATTACAAAACTTGCACTTCCAATGATGCTTTCAATGCTTCTTATTATGATGTATAACCTTGCAGACAGCGTATGGGTAGCAGGTCTGGGAGCCGATGCTCTTGCAGCAATCGGATTTATTACACCATTGTTTATGATTTTAGTCGGACTTGGAAATGGTATTGGTGCCGGGGCAAACTCTTTAATTGCAAGAAACATCGGTGCTGGAGATTTCAAACAGGCTAACAATGCAGGTTTGCATGCTATCTTATTGGCGGTAGTAGTGTCTGTTGTCTTTACTGTTTTAATTGAAATTTTAATGGTTCCGATTTTACAGTTTATGGGAGCCGGAAGTACAATCGGATATGCCCTTGACTACAGTTACATTGTCTTTGGATTTTTATTCGTATTTGTATATTCTGGAGTTGCATCTGCAATATTCAGATCAGAAGGAGACATGAAAAGAGCAACAATAGCTATTGCCGTAACTGCAATAATGAATATTATTCTGGACCCGATTTTTATTTATGTATTGGGCTTTGGAATTGCAGGTGCTGCATGGGCAACTGTAATATCAGCATCCCTGTCCTGTATAGTTATGAGCTATTGGATATGGGGTAAAAAAGACCTGTATCTTGACTTATCCCTTAAAAACTTCAAATATCAAAGAAGTTTAATGATAGATATTCTTCAGGTTACAGTGCCTTCCACTCTTGAAAACATAGTAATTTCAGCTCTTGCGATGATAGTTAATAGTATGCTTGTTATTGCAGACGGAACAACAGCTGTAGCAGTATATACTGCATCAATGAGAATCATACAGCTTGCCAGCATTCCGTTAATAGGTCTTGGAACTGCAGTTCTGACTGTTGCCGGTGTTGCATACGGAGCCCATAATCATGAAAATTTAAAAACAGCACACTCATACTCAATTAAAGTCGGTTTTATAGTTTCAATCATAATTGGAATATTGATGGTTATATTCTCCAAGCAGATTGCAGTGATATTTTCATATACAGCAGCCAGTGCAAGCCTATCTGCTGAAATTGCAACAGCAATATCTGTATTGAGTCTGTTTTTAATAGCTATTCCTCACGGTATAATGTCTTCAATGATGTTTCAGGGAGTTGGAAAAGGAACATACTCACTAATAATTACTCTTCTAAGGTCATTAATCCTTGAAAGTGTATTTGCATACCTGTTCGGTTTCACTTTCGGATGGGGAGTGGAAGGAATATATGCAGGTGTTGTATTCGGTTGTTTTGTTGGAGGAACAGTCGGATATCTCTGGGCCAAATTCTTTATTAAAAAATTCAAACAGATTTCAATCAGAAAATATACTCCGCAGAAAGACTAG
- a CDS encoding MarR family winged helix-turn-helix transcriptional regulator, with amino-acid sequence MISEELKTIDSSKIPFNKLISIIFRGQTIYLKDKLEEFGINSTQLGLLFEISHQCNTNQEKIASRCNINKGAVARSIKKLEDDGLVVREIDTDNRRQNKVSLTEKGKDTLNKCIILLNDWEEEVFNEESVKKDELKRNLKEIAIRTIEINEREVKY; translated from the coding sequence ATGATTAGCGAAGAATTAAAAACAATCGATTCTTCAAAAATTCCTTTTAACAAACTAATTTCAATTATTTTTAGAGGTCAGACAATTTATCTAAAGGATAAGTTGGAGGAGTTTGGAATCAACTCAACACAGCTTGGTTTGCTATTTGAAATATCACATCAGTGCAATACCAACCAGGAAAAAATTGCCTCAAGATGCAATATCAATAAAGGGGCAGTTGCAAGATCCATTAAAAAATTAGAAGATGACGGATTGGTTGTAAGGGAAATCGACACAGACAACAGACGTCAGAATAAGGTTTCTCTAACTGAAAAAGGAAAAGATACTTTAAACAAGTGCATAATTCTTCTAAACGATTGGGAAGAAGAAGTATTTAATGAAGAATCAGTTAAAAAAGATGAACTTAAAAGAAACTTAAAAGAAATTGCAATAAGAACAATAGAAATTAATGAAAGGGAGGTTAAATATTGA
- a CDS encoding glycosyltransferase family 2 protein: protein MTKVSVILAAFNEEKYIENAIRSILNQTLTDFELIIVNDGSSDNTLNIINSFKDSRIKLINQKNRGPGACRNNALDIAQGEYIMYLDGDDWYSRNALEIAYAEAKSKDTDFTFYQMINYDNDTGRKYENDWFSLKIFDESYENTVFNIADFKGSIFDLSVGVCQKIYNASFLRGIDARFPEGIFFEDMPFFYYVLLKAEKISIIKKCLYYRRKHAESITHVVDWKFLDTVPAGRELFRIFIENGWYDAYKFDLLAYKINGPRFALRDIKENYKIPLYELIKKDYCEIKEGPYYQDYIDNLGPVKKKFFLDIIKSKDYDDFKTLNQEKSSPP, encoded by the coding sequence ATGACAAAAGTATCTGTTATTCTTGCTGCTTTTAATGAAGAAAAATACATTGAAAATGCAATTAGAAGTATTTTAAATCAGACATTAACTGATTTTGAACTGATTATTGTTAATGATGGATCTTCAGACAATACATTAAATATTATCAATAGCTTTAAAGATTCAAGGATTAAGCTGATTAATCAGAAAAATAGGGGTCCGGGAGCATGCAGAAATAATGCATTGGATATTGCTCAGGGGGAATATATAATGTATCTTGACGGGGATGACTGGTATTCTCGAAACGCTTTAGAAATTGCATATGCTGAAGCTAAAAGCAAAGATACTGATTTTACATTTTATCAGATGATTAATTATGACAATGATACTGGAAGGAAATACGAAAATGACTGGTTCAGCTTGAAAATATTTGATGAGTCTTATGAAAATACTGTTTTCAATATTGCTGATTTTAAAGGTTCTATTTTTGATTTGTCTGTTGGGGTGTGTCAAAAAATTTATAATGCCTCTTTTTTAAGAGGTATTGATGCCCGATTTCCAGAGGGGATTTTCTTTGAGGACATGCCGTTTTTCTATTATGTTTTGCTTAAGGCAGAAAAAATTTCAATTATTAAAAAATGCCTGTATTACAGAAGAAAGCATGCAGAGTCAATTACTCATGTTGTTGACTGGAAATTTTTGGATACTGTTCCGGCAGGTCGGGAATTGTTTAGAATATTTATTGAAAATGGATGGTATGATGCATACAAATTTGACCTGCTTGCCTATAAAATCAATGGTCCAAGGTTTGCTTTAAGAGACATTAAAGAAAATTATAAGATTCCTCTTTACGAGTTAATTAAAAAAGACTATTGTGAAATTAAAGAGGGTCCTTATTATCAGGACTATATTGATAATTTAGGGCCTGTAAAGAAAAAATTTTTCCTAGACATTATAAAATCAAAAGACTATGATGACTTTAAAACTTTAAACCAGGAAAAATCATCACCTCCATAA
- a CDS encoding glycosyltransferase, with translation MSFTKKELIDLAESADETNKWIKEFCLSNISDADKIDVLKTSQITLKNYNGKYEVFANLINSKKHIPALKLSKLLAQSFPESKEDIRKIIKNKELNFVFDDLLIEPGGTSIAVVTRANNLVKRGYRINLLSFNDIQDYDEIRSFYYNTLNISKDINFINMYEYFSNKNTFTSHSKKESIDSEKFIVQETRNPDTSITYDYYDKKDSSLKIKSELFVKGVPVLRTTYKPLKHEYFTPDGFNYLTEIKKGRLRKFYLNDRKSLTTIKFETFDHLLCHFLEEFCKIADDKPFIVFDKIFGSYSIEHVDSDESLKIASIHGNPYFRWDKPEIGPNRSVNKYITHFRTIDDYRAFVVLTDSAKDDLLKDTDYKKYVTIPNLISEDKFEYEPVEKDLRKISLFARVAVSKNISDSIKAFKIVAEKYDDAVLDIYGRETPSERKRLDNLIRELDIEGKVIFHSFVSNVDFEMRKSLCTVLTSFYEGLPMVVLESMANSTPLVSYDINYGPRDIITNNVDGLIVDYGDYEALANNIIDLMDNPKKAIDMGLKGKEKIKNNYSADIVCEKWEDLFIDVYVKSKIDDFERLFIEENKNKQLKKENSALKRKFKKFKKEVFNSTSWKITRPLRSMTNILRKLFSKK, from the coding sequence ATGAGTTTTACGAAAAAAGAATTAATCGATTTAGCCGAATCAGCAGATGAAACTAATAAATGGATAAAGGAATTTTGTTTAAGTAATATTTCAGATGCAGATAAGATTGATGTATTGAAAACTTCCCAGATAACTTTGAAAAATTATAATGGGAAATATGAGGTTTTCGCAAATCTGATTAATTCCAAAAAGCACATTCCCGCTTTAAAATTGTCAAAATTATTGGCTCAAAGCTTTCCAGAATCCAAGGAAGATATAAGAAAGATTATTAAAAATAAAGAGCTTAACTTTGTATTTGATGATTTGCTCATTGAGCCTGGCGGAACTTCAATAGCAGTAGTGACAAGAGCAAATAATCTTGTAAAAAGAGGATACAGAATCAACCTGTTAAGTTTTAATGATATTCAGGATTATGATGAAATAAGAAGCTTTTACTACAACACTCTGAACATATCAAAAGATATTAATTTCATAAATATGTATGAATACTTCTCCAATAAAAACACATTCACATCCCACTCTAAAAAGGAATCAATTGACAGTGAAAAGTTTATTGTTCAAGAAACCAGAAACCCCGACACATCCATAACCTATGATTATTATGATAAAAAGGATTCTTCATTGAAAATCAAAAGTGAATTATTTGTAAAAGGAGTGCCGGTTTTAAGAACAACTTACAAACCATTAAAACATGAATATTTCACTCCTGACGGTTTTAATTATTTAACTGAAATTAAAAAAGGCAGATTAAGAAAATTCTATTTAAATGATAGAAAATCCCTAACAACAATCAAATTTGAAACATTTGACCATCTGTTATGTCATTTTTTAGAGGAATTTTGTAAAATTGCGGATGATAAGCCTTTTATAGTTTTTGACAAGATTTTCGGTTCATATAGTATCGAACATGTTGACTCAGATGAATCTCTTAAAATAGCGTCAATTCATGGAAATCCTTATTTCAGATGGGATAAACCTGAAATTGGCCCCAACAGATCAGTAAATAAATATATTACTCATTTCAGAACAATTGATGATTACAGGGCATTTGTGGTTTTAACAGATTCTGCAAAAGATGACTTATTAAAGGATACTGATTATAAAAAATACGTCACAATTCCCAATCTCATTTCAGAGGATAAGTTTGAATATGAACCTGTTGAAAAGGATTTAAGAAAAATAAGTCTTTTCGCCAGAGTAGCAGTAAGTAAAAACATATCCGATTCAATTAAAGCATTTAAAATAGTGGCTGAAAAATATGATGATGCTGTATTGGACATCTACGGACGGGAAACTCCCTCTGAGAGAAAAAGGTTAGACAATCTTATTCGAGAACTTGATATTGAAGGAAAAGTTATTTTCCATAGTTTTGTTTCTAATGTGGATTTTGAAATGAGAAAATCATTATGCACTGTTTTAACCTCATTTTATGAAGGTTTGCCAATGGTTGTTTTAGAATCTATGGCTAATTCAACCCCATTGGTATCCTATGACATTAATTATGGTCCCAGAGATATCATTACAAACAATGTTGATGGACTTATTGTTGACTACGGAGATTATGAAGCCCTTGCCAACAATATTATTGACTTAATGGATAATCCGAAAAAAGCTATTGATATGGGTCTAAAAGGAAAGGAGAAAATTAAAAATAACTATTCTGCAGATATTGTCTGTGAAAAATGGGAAGATTTGTTCATTGATGTTTATGTAAAAAGTAAAATTGATGATTTTGAACGTCTGTTTATTGAAGAAAACAAAAATAAGCAACTTAAAAAAGAAAATAGTGCCTTAAAAAGGAAATTCAAAAAGTTTAAAAAGGAAGTCTTTAATTCAACAAGCTGGAAGATAACCCGACCTTTAAGATCAATGACAAACATTTTAAGAAAATTATTTTCTAAAAAATGA